A genomic region of Metopolophium dirhodum isolate CAU chromosome 1, ASM1992520v1, whole genome shotgun sequence contains the following coding sequences:
- the LOC132935964 gene encoding zinc finger protein chinmo yields MDPQQQFCLKWNSFSSNLVTAFDNLFKSESLTDVSLFCEGKTFKAHKLILAACSKHFQEIFEATPLGSSLIVILDGTSSTNMASLLEFMYRGEVQISQERLSSFLKTADNLQVKGLSFEYDKLSLTSQREQGNSENKTANDSPRPKQNGSAEAQLPSTSFNPLPYITCHYRQTTVHSDQHPSSPDPQRNNKRAHHNNPNSTPVSDTLGVRASVLRDGSRPERESPLSMTYSSHSSSHLENSHQPQTNNSGPVDATTSSHHYRNVTTNNCGEDLRIKSEPATTAPNSGEFPQITNTTNEWKTPDNGTTPPSPSNHSWKIDTSHKNVVSTLTPDGKKLQCPYCERLYGYETNLRAHIRQRHQGIRVPCPFCARTFTRNNTVRRHIAREHKTEIAVKSNPTFPQTANHNQ; encoded by the exons ATGGACCCTCAGCAACAGTTCTGTCTTAAGTGGAATAGTTTTAGTAGCAACCTTGTAACTGCATTTGATAACCTTTTCAAATCGGAAAGTTTAACAGATGTATCATTGTTTTGTgaag gcAAAACATTCAAAGCTCACAAACTAATTCTGGCAGCATGCAGTAAACATTTTCAAGAAATATTTGAAGCTACTCCACTAGGATCAAGTTTAATTGTCATACTTGATGGGACATCGTCTACAAACATGGCATCGTTACTTGAGTTCATGTACCGTGGGGAAGTACAAATATCTCAAGAGAGGCTCTCTAGTTTTTTAAAGACAGCAGACAATTTACAG GTTAAAGGCCTGTCATTTGAGTATGATAAATTGTCACTCACAAGTCAGCGTGAACAAGGTAACAGTGAAAACAAAACAGCAAATGATTCTCCAAGACCAAAACAAAATGGATCCGCAGAAGCTCAACTTCCCTCTACCTCATTTAATCCACTCCCATATATAACATGTCATTATCGTCAAACAACTGTACATTCAGATCAGCATCCTTCATCACCTGACCCCCAGAGAAATAATAAACGAGCGCACCATAACAATCCCAACTCAACGCCAGTTTCCGATACACTTGGTGTTCGAGCTTCTGTCTTAAGAGATGGTTCCAGACCCGAACGTGAATCTCCTCTTTCTATGACCTACTCTTCACATTCATCATCGCATCTGGAAAATTCTCATCAGCCCCAAACAAATAATTCTGGTCCTGTAGACGCTACTACTTCATCACATCATTACCGTAATGTGACTACTAATAACTGTGGAGAAG atCTGCGAATTAAATCTGAACCTGCAACAACGGCACCAAATTCTGGGGAATTTCCACAAATTACAAATACGACCAATGAATGGAAAACACCAGATAATGGGACAACACCACCATCTCCTTCGAATCACTCGTGGAAGATAGATACATCCCATAAAAACGTTGTTTCAACTCTAACTCCTGATG gtaaaaaattacaatgtcCATATTGTGAACGGTTATATGGTTATGAAACAAATCTTAGAGCTCATATAAGACAGAGGCATCAAGGGATTCGAGTTCCGTGTCCTTTCTGTGCTCGAACATTTACACGGAATAATACAGTGAGACGGCACATCGCCAGAGAACACAAAACAGAAATTGCAGTGAAATCAAATCCAACATTTCCACAAACTGCAAATCACAATCAATAA